One segment of Marvinbryantia formatexigens DSM 14469 DNA contains the following:
- a CDS encoding acyl carrier protein, translating into MTQEMQFKTIAAQYCGVKPEDMTNDMRFREDLGFSSLDFMSFLGELEDTFDVELEEEEVVKILTVAEALALLEKLQEE; encoded by the coding sequence ATGACACAGGAAATGCAGTTTAAGACAATCGCGGCGCAGTATTGCGGGGTAAAGCCGGAGGATATGACAAATGATATGAGATTTCGTGAGGACCTGGGCTTCAGCTCTCTGGATTTTATGTCTTTTCTGGGCGAGCTGGAGGATACCTTTGATGTAGAGCTGGAAGAGGAAGAGGTTGTAAAGATTCTCACGGTGGCGGAAGCACTCGCATTGCTGGAAAAATTACAGGAGGAATAA
- a CDS encoding condensation domain-containing protein: MREYYPLTAAQKMHYNWIRKYRTQQVSGVSVVASLKSPLDFGLLKKCIQLETERYGCMRVRFTAPDEKGGIKQYIVDRDTRDIPMKDLSGMSMAEADNLMQQWAYETFDGDDIPLCDVTMLKLPDGYNGFFIHMDHRLIDSCGLVVMINDLMQLYTHYRFGSAYPQDLADYETVLAKDLKRANNEKRFAKDKKFWDDQLNALGEPLYSDIQGPSVLEAARKRHKNPMLRAADIELDNLFVEVKDYRLEPEPTKNLIDFCMNHQLSMTNLLLLGIRTYLSKVNNGQEDITIENFISRRSTHDEWTSGGSRTIMFPCRTVISPETDFLSAAYEIQNVQNRIYMHSNYDPALIEEEMRRRYHTPENTTYESCYLTYQPMPVQMDNPHLAGISQHAKWFANGAATKKMYLTVSHTPDGGMNFSYHYQTAQLCEHDMELLYYYMMRILFKGIAEPDMSIGEIMELV, from the coding sequence GATTTTGGACTTTTGAAAAAATGTATACAACTGGAAACTGAGCGCTACGGGTGCATGAGAGTACGCTTTACGGCGCCGGATGAAAAGGGCGGGATAAAGCAGTATATTGTGGACAGGGATACACGGGATATTCCGATGAAGGATCTGTCCGGCATGAGCATGGCGGAGGCGGATAATCTGATGCAGCAGTGGGCTTACGAAACCTTTGACGGCGACGATATTCCGCTCTGCGATGTGACGATGCTGAAGCTGCCGGACGGGTATAATGGTTTCTTTATCCACATGGACCATCGCCTGATTGATTCCTGCGGTCTGGTTGTGATGATAAATGATTTGATGCAGCTTTACACGCATTACCGTTTCGGTTCGGCGTATCCGCAGGATCTGGCGGATTATGAGACGGTTCTGGCGAAGGATTTGAAGCGGGCGAATAACGAGAAGCGCTTTGCGAAGGACAAAAAATTCTGGGATGACCAGCTCAATGCCCTGGGAGAGCCGCTCTACTCGGATATTCAGGGACCTTCCGTTCTGGAAGCGGCAAGAAAACGCCACAAAAATCCAATGCTGCGGGCGGCGGATATCGAGCTGGACAACCTGTTTGTGGAAGTGAAGGATTACAGGCTGGAACCGGAGCCGACCAAAAATCTGATTGATTTCTGTATGAATCATCAGCTTTCCATGACAAATCTGCTGCTGCTGGGCATCCGTACTTATTTATCGAAGGTGAACAACGGGCAGGAGGATATTACCATTGAAAACTTTATTTCCAGACGTTCCACGCATGATGAATGGACGTCGGGAGGAAGCCGCACGATTATGTTCCCGTGCCGGACAGTGATTTCGCCGGAGACGGATTTTCTGTCGGCGGCATACGAAATCCAGAACGTCCAGAACCGCATTTATATGCACAGCAATTACGACCCGGCGCTGATTGAGGAAGAGATGCGGAGAAGATATCACACACCGGAAAATACAACATATGAAAGCTGTTACCTTACCTATCAGCCGATGCCGGTGCAGATGGATAATCCGCATCTTGCCGGAATCTCACAGCATGCGAAATGGTTTGCGAACGGCGCGGCGACGAAGAAAATGTATCTGACCGTGTCACATACGCCGGACGGAGGCATGAACTTCTCTTATCATTATCAGACAGCGCAGCTTTGCGAGCATGATATGGAACTGCTGTATTATTATATGATGCGCATTCTGTTTAAGGGAATTGCCGAGCCGGATATGAGCATCGGAGAAATTATGGAGCTGGTATAA